Within the Setaria viridis chromosome 3, Setaria_viridis_v4.0, whole genome shotgun sequence genome, the region GAGCCTTCTAAAACTCTCGGGGTGTTCTTTAGATTTCTTTGAGTTAACTTTAAATAAAGTTTTCCGAAGAAAAGTCACGCACACGAGAGGAAAGAGAAAAGTAAGGAAAAATTGTTTTATATGCCCAATGGGCTGACCGATTGTCAGGTcatagagagagggagggagtcgGTTAAGGTTAACCGGCTTGTCCAAAAATTAAAGAACCGGCCCACCACGACCCTGAGTTGTAAGTTTGCAAGGTCTCCTTGAAGCGCGTAATTCGTATGGAACTCAGCGTTTGAATTCGAACTCCGCCTTGTTTGTAATCGTATTTCCTGTATAATAATACTCCTGGAGCCCCTATGTGTTTATGCACGTAACTAGTTTCCGTTCTGGACGTCGCCGGTGCAAGTAGGCGAAGAAGAAGGCACACCATGTCGTCGTGTTGGTCCTCGGTGCTGGCCGTCCTCTGCGgccgcgcaggcgcagcggAGCCGGACGGCGTGAAGAAGGGGGAAGAGGAGAGCAAGGCGGCGATGCTGCACCGCCGGCTGCTCGACGgctgggcggccgcggcggcggcggaggaggaggtcaagAAGCTGACGGCAGAGGTGCGGGCACTGGAGCTCGcgctggcggaggcgggcggcgcgcgggaggcggcggaggcgaagcggcgggaggcggaggcgcgcgccgaggcggcggaggccgagctacgggcggcggcggagctgcacGAGGCGCAGGTGGAGAAGCTCCGGCGCGCGCTGGACGCACAGGAGGACAGGGACGCGCGCATCAGGGAGCTCGAGGAGCGGATACGGGAGCTCAACAACGCCCACAGCAAGTGGCGCTTCTTCTAGTCCTATACTTCTATATCGTCCCCGGTTGATTAGTCTTCTTTTGTTGTGTTGCCCTGCGCTGTGATCTAGGAGTACTCAAGAGAAGATTCTGTTTTTTTACTGAACAAGAAGGGAgggaaataaagaagttattactccgttctaaattatagtaCTAGTTTTTGATGCACCTAGATGAACCTATAAAATCTAAAATGACGTACAATTTAAAACGGGAAGAGTACATGTTACGCAACACTATATCGTCGTTAACTTGCTAGTATCGAAAAAAGCACGAACTTGTGTTTCTGAAATTGCTAGCATGTGTGTGCATGACGACGTTTCTTGTTAATTGTTTCATGCCAGAAGCCTAGACAGATTTATCTTTTAATATAAAAGACGAACTTAAAATGCGACGAGTCACGCAGTTATCGATCTTCCACTCGCTTTTTTCTGATCTGCAGTACTTTGAATATAAAAGGCTACTGAAGCTCTCGTTAGATTTCTTAAGCTTTTGCCTCGCGATAGTACTAAACACTTGATAAATTTCGATCGGATTCGTATATAAGCTGAAGGCGCATGGACAGCAGTAGCATCGAAGCGCAACCAGTTAAACCAGGATTACTTCTATAAGGCCACTGCAAATAACTGGCATCAGAAGCTCAGTTTACAGCTTGGAAACAAAATACACATCCGCAAATTGCAATTAAGCATATGCAGTGCTAACCACTTGCTAGCTATATGTTACTACAAATAAACCAGTACCTTTAAACCAAAGGTACACACTTGTACCATTATAAGCAATTTACTGCCTTGTCCTCCCCACTTTGCTGCTGTGAAGTACTACTGCCGGCGGGAACTGATTCCACATCCAGTTACTGAACTCTACTATGTGGTATTATGACCGAAGAGAACACCATCTAACTCTAGTGTTCATTGATCCAGTACCATCTTCATAACAAGATCATTCCACGCATCAATAGGTCCCGGTACACACCAGTGCAAGCAATCATTCTGAATGGATGCAGCGTCCTTGCTGTCCTTTGCAAACGGATAGGGTGTTCGGTAAGGCCCAACGTGGCCGTCTGGTCTCAAGAATGAGAGGCTGTAAGTATCCATGAGCTCCAGTCTCTCCACATCTACAGAACCCCTCAATGCAGCTGCAGCCTTGTTAAACTCTTCAAGTTCAATTGCCCTCATGACGCGTTCGTTGTACCCCTCCCGGTACTCTCCCTTCTTGAAGGGTGTCACCCTATTACAAGATCCTCCATTGAACCACTCACCATTCTCGAAGTGATCAGGCGACCAGGTCCTGAAGAATATAACTGGCTTGTGTTTTGCTGAGGTGATGAAGCTGAAAACCTTTTGGAGAGTTTTACGATACAGGTGCTCAAAGCCAAGTTCAACCAGGTTCTTGTTTTGACAATAATGACAGCCCACCACTGCACCCTTCTCCCAGTAGACTGCTGTCCTAAGAAACCATTGTCCGCCGGAAATAATAACATAGTCAAAACTCTCATACTGACTCGTCCAGCTAGCATCAAGTATGTCAAGGTGGAGCTGGATTTCAGAGGTAGATTCGCCATTCTCATTCTCAAAAACATCAGATCTGATGAGGAAAGGAGCCCAAACAATCGACACTGTGAAGTTGTAGGATTGGAAGTGCCATCTCCTGTTCTTGAATTCCTTATCATGGTAAACCATGACAGGTTCTTCAGCCTAAACAAACAGCAAGCAGATCTCCTCAGGATAATATATCACTACAagtgaaaaggaaaaagaaaaggaaaaactaaAGCAATCCCACAAGTTTTCCTGAGAGCAAGCAGACCACcaatattatattatattatatcaGGAAAGGGAATAAAATAGCGAAAACCAAAGCAGGAGTGAATATTTCCAATTTTGGCACCATCGGAAAAGAAGCATATGACTAGCAGTGCATATAGTCTTGTATAAAAGTACCTGCTATCAAGTTAAACATCATATCTAACATTTCAGAGTGCAGCTACAAAGGAAAGAAGAGTAAAGTTTCATTTTTGTGAAAATTCCCATCACATTCAAACATAGATGTACGGAATATGTATAGACAACATGATGGTCAATGGACGGTAGGGTACTGCATGACATGAGAAAGTAAAGTTGGTAGCATTTACCTTAGACAGAAGGCAGAGCAATGACTGAACTTGGTTGCGAAGAATGGAGTCACCAATTAGTCCCCAAGCTTTGTTTCTCATAGAATCTAGAAATCTGACTGCATCAAATGGTGGAAGATCACATCCATAAGGTTTCCACTTCCAATGTAGATATCCCTTGTCAGGTCTACCATTCATCATACAGTTCTGGTGACTGTCAATAAACCGACAGCTTGCATTTGTATAGGCTGGGCCAGATGGGTTCGGTATCCATTCCCCACTGAAAAGATTACATTTTCCTATACAAGCAACACCTCATATCAGATACTAGaaacaagaacaacaatgaaTATAACAT harbors:
- the LOC117850008 gene encoding protein trichome birefringence-like 25 codes for the protein MGSSPMWWSASPPSPWGRGAGKWWALGRPLAVKAVGFLLLAGLLFRVLCSFPPSPAPALQVSKGKCNLFSGEWIPNPSGPAYTNASCRFIDSHQNCMMNGRPDKGYLHWKWKPYGCDLPPFDAVRFLDSMRNKAWGLIGDSILRNQVQSLLCLLSKAEEPVMVYHDKEFKNRRWHFQSYNFTVSIVWAPFLIRSDVFENENGESTSEIQLHLDILDASWTSQYESFDYVIISGGQWFLRTAVYWEKGAVVGCHYCQNKNLVELGFEHLYRKTLQKVFSFITSAKHKPVIFFRTWSPDHFENGEWFNGGSCNRVTPFKKGEYREGYNERVMRAIELEEFNKAAAALRGSVDVERLELMDTYSLSFLRPDGHVGPYRTPYPFAKDSKDAASIQNDCLHWCVPGPIDAWNDLVMKMVLDQ